The following coding sequences lie in one uncultured Mailhella sp. genomic window:
- the rpmB gene encoding 50S ribosomal protein L28: MGKQCEICGKKAQVGNLVSHSNIKTKRRFNPNLQAVRHQEADGTVRTINVCTRCLRSGAVVKPVVKNDAE, encoded by the coding sequence ATGGGTAAACAGTGTGAAATCTGCGGCAAGAAAGCTCAGGTGGGCAACCTTGTGAGCCATTCCAATATCAAGACCAAGCGTCGCTTCAACCCCAACCTGCAGGCTGTCCGCCATCAGGAAGCCGACGGCACCGTGCGCACCATCAACGTGTGCACCCGCTGCCTCCGTTCCGGCGCCGTGGTGAAGCCCGTCGTCAAGAATGACGCCGAATAA
- a CDS encoding rhomboid family intramembrane serine protease, which translates to MSDLRAAFRHRPKSHVSMWRRSLRAPEGWRVVDFRGPGHMGRSLPALGTRQMELLRLVLDSKNIPYIVTGHGSQTRAFVPAMFEDVARSELAALESEKTPPPPPVPLRRNAHWSMLVMLFLVFWYGLYMGWWPLPFEHLPDPEYWVRCGKLNVTEVRAGEWWRTATALTLHADTLHLFSNVIFGTPFLILLAQRLGLGLTLASTLAAGMLGNAMNVCYRDPGYSSLGFSTAMFGMVGLLCADIVVRSPAHMRGFRRLALPVAAALAFLAMLGAEGKNVDYSAHIFGLLSGFLIGLAVSFALRHHNALPRPLEFALGCAAPLVLLLCWDLAL; encoded by the coding sequence ATGAGCGATCTTCGAGCCGCCTTTCGTCATCGTCCGAAAAGCCACGTTTCCATGTGGCGTCGTTCCCTGCGCGCGCCGGAAGGCTGGAGAGTGGTGGACTTCCGCGGGCCGGGACACATGGGCCGCTCGCTCCCCGCCCTCGGCACGCGGCAGATGGAACTGCTGCGCCTCGTGCTCGACTCCAAGAACATTCCCTATATCGTCACCGGGCACGGCTCCCAGACGCGGGCCTTTGTTCCGGCCATGTTTGAAGACGTGGCGCGAAGCGAGCTTGCCGCCCTGGAATCGGAAAAAACGCCCCCGCCTCCGCCCGTGCCCCTGCGCCGAAACGCGCACTGGTCCATGCTCGTCATGCTCTTTCTCGTCTTCTGGTACGGGCTTTACATGGGCTGGTGGCCCCTGCCCTTCGAGCATCTGCCCGATCCGGAATACTGGGTGCGCTGCGGCAAGCTCAACGTCACCGAAGTACGCGCCGGAGAATGGTGGCGCACAGCCACCGCGCTCACGCTCCACGCCGACACGCTTCACCTTTTCAGCAACGTCATCTTCGGCACGCCCTTCCTCATTCTGCTCGCGCAGCGTCTCGGTCTCGGACTCACGCTCGCCTCAACCCTCGCCGCCGGCATGCTGGGCAACGCCATGAACGTGTGCTACCGCGATCCGGGCTATTCCAGCCTCGGCTTCTCCACGGCCATGTTCGGCATGGTGGGCCTGCTCTGCGCCGACATCGTGGTGCGCTCGCCCGCACACATGCGGGGCTTCCGCAGGCTGGCGCTGCCCGTGGCCGCGGCCCTCGCCTTTCTGGCCATGCTCGGCGCGGAAGGCAAGAACGTGGACTACTCCGCGCATATTTTCGGCCTTCTTTCCGGCTTTCTCATCGGCCTTGCCGTCAGCTTCGCCTTGCGGCATCATAACGCCCTCCCCCGCCCGCTGGAATTTGCGCTCGGCTGCGCCGCGCCACTCGTCCTCCTGCTGTGCTGGGATCTCGCACTCTAA